The window ATTATTGATGAAATTGGCATCCAATCGAACGAGCGAGCTTTCACATCAGAGGCTGAGATTTCTGGATATTTTCTTGGGCGATTAAAGTGTCTTCTACCCCCAGAGTATCATCTCGTCAGAGAGCAGTGATCCATGAAAGACAGACGCTATCAAGATTCAAGAGAAAGGCCGGAAAATTATATAGGGACAATAAAGGCAGAAAGGGACGAATCGATCTTATTATCGTTGGTCCAGATGGAATAAATTATGGAATCGAATTTGAATATCCAAGAGGAAAAGGAAAGGAGCGTACCAATTTCATGTGTCATATTCTTAACGATGCTTATAAACTAAAAGATGCTTGTTATGCCCAACATTCCTTCATTTTAGTTTTTTTATATCACGATTATGAAACCGCGTTCTTGGATGAGGTTGATATAAAAACAGAACTTGACCAAATTACCCTATTTCTTATAAGATTGCCAAAAAAAGGTGAGATGAGGATTTGTCATAATTTGCCAAAAATCACAAGATATAATTAAATGATTTTTATATAGATTTCTATTTAAATCCTTAAGCAAAAAATTTTTCACAACAAGCTGAGACAATAAAACAAAAAAAGGATGGGACATGTCTTCGGTCTGAGTTAGACGCCTCATACAATATTTCTATGAGCAAGTTTTGAACCGAGCCACTGGTAAATCATTTTTTTATTCTTTTGAAGATTCATTCTTCTGATACACGTCAATATGAATAAGGATTCAGTAAAGTTTTAGCCATGAGACGACGTTTCGCGTTACTCACCTGTCATAAATTACGGAATGCTTGAATCTCATGATAACAAGTCAACTCTCGACAAATTTGTATTTCATGAGTTTTGGAATGAATTTGTCTGCTATATCGGGTGCTGAAGCAGATAGTCACAGAATCGATCATCCTAAAAAATTAACATGTTCTTAGCGAATGTCAGCTCGATTATGGATTTATCATCGGAATAGCCAACGGGAAATTCGACTACGTATTTCTGAATTTATTCGATAAAATAATTTATTAACTTCCCGTATGCAAATGCTCCTCGCTTATCATGAACAGCTATCTAAATCCATTATCACATATACTTTGGCGCTACCTAATGTCTCTATGTTTAATTATCATATGATTGCCTATGACGCTACATAGATATTTCTATTTTAACCCAATTTCGGAATTTTTATTTTAGGCGATTTAAGAGGCGAATCTTATCACCTACGTAAAGATTAAGATGAATTGACGAGAACACTGAGGCTTTGAAATATGTAAATGAAGCCAGAATGAGATCCTGTCACAGGCAAACAATCGTAAGATCAGTGGGAATTCAATTAAAAAGTACCTAAAAAAACTAATATTTATAGGAAATTAGAGCGCGAAGGGGGGGATTTGAACCCCCGAGCTCTTTCGAGCATTGGATTAGCAATCCAACGCCTTGCCTGGCTGGGCCACCTCCGCTTATGGCCTCAGGAAAGTGGCCTACTCTTTTAAAGGTTTTCTTCTCGCTTACCTTGTACCAAATCGATTTAGGTGTTACCGCTAAGATATGTACAGGCATTACACATCAACAGATTTCTCAATCATAAATTATTATTAAAATATAGAAATAATCCTACGAACTTGATTCAGATTAGGAGGTTGAATTAAAATTAGCACTAGCTTTTTGATAGCCTATTGAAAATTACTTCGGACTTTTCGAAGTATCATATTTTCCTATGTACATATATGTACGATGCTGCATTCTGAACACATACAAAATGAATCATCGACATTGTGAGTTCGAAATCCTCAAATACGATGATGATGTAAAGAAATAATAGCATCATTTGAGAGATGATGATGCAAAAATGGCCCCTCGAAACGGTTATATATAGGACCGAGGTTAAGGGGATACTACCTTCAGACATGGTCTGCGTATGGGTGCTGAGGAAGGCATTGTGCCATCAATGATGTGCCTAGATTCCAAGACCATGTACAAAGATGGAGAGGCAAGATCTCCGTTCGTGAGGACGTGTACTCTTGCTTCTGACGCTCGATGCATCAAGATATCGCGAGAAGTGGTATCGCTGGTGAAACTTGGTTGTACTGCCAATTTCAAAAAGATACATCCTTGAGACATTTCAAGTAGATGTTTCACAGGATCGATTCCGGTTGATCCTGCCGGCGGCCACCGCTATTGGTATTCGATTAAGACATGCGAGTCGAGAGACGAAAGGTCTCGGCGGACCGCTGAGTAACACGCGGATAACATGCCCTGGGGTGGGGGATAATCTCGGGAAACTGAGGATAATACCCCATAGGTCTAGGATGCTGGAATGCTTCTGGGCTGAAAACTCCGGTGCCCCAGGATTGGTCTGCGGCTTATCAGGTTGTAGTGGGTGTAACGGACCCACTAGCCTATGACGAGTATGGGCCTTGAGAGAGGGAGCCCACAGATGGACTCTGAGACATGAGTCCAGGCCCTACGGGGCGCAGCAGTCGCGAAAACTTCACAATGGGAGCAATCCCGATGAGGGAATACCAAGTGCCAGCGCTTTGCGTTGGCTGTTCTCCTGTCTAAAAAACAGGAGAAGTAAGGGCCGGGTAAGACGGGTGCCAGCCGCCGCGGTAATACCCGCGGCCCGAGTGGTGGTCGATATTATTGAGCCTAAAACGTCCGTAGCCGGTCTCATAAATCCTTGGGTAAATCGGCCAGCTTAACTGTCCGAAGTCCGAGGAGACTGTGAGACTTGGGATCGGGAGAGGTCAGAGGTACTTCTGGGGTAGGGGTAAAATCCTGTAATCCTGGAAGGACCACCGGTGGCGAAGGCGTCTGACTAGAACGAATTCGACGGTGAGGGACGAAGCCCTGGGGCGCAAACGGGATTAGATACCCCGGTAGTCCAGGGTGTAAACGCTGCGGGCTTGGTGTTGGGGGTCCTTTGTGGGCGCCCAGTGCCGGAGAGAAGTTGTTAAGCCTGCTGCTTGGGGAGTACGTCCGCAAGGATGAAACTTAAAGGAATTGGCGGGGGAGCACCGCAACGGGAGGAGCGTGCGGTTCAATTGGATTCAACGCCGGACAACTCACCAGGAGCGACGATTACATGAAGGCCAGGCTGATGACCTTGCCTGATTTTTCGAGAGGTGGTGCATGGCCGTCGTCAGTTCGTACCGTAAGGCGTTCTCTTAAGTGAGATAACGAACGAGACCCTCACCATTAATTGCCAACCCTCTCTCCGGAGAGGGCGCACATTAATGGAACCGCTGGCGCTAAGTCAGAGGAAGGAGAGGTCAACGGTAGGTCCGTATGCCCCGAATCTCCTGGGCTACACGCGCGCTACAAAGGTTGGGACAATGGGCTCCGACATCGAGAGGTGAAGGCAATCCCGAAACCCAATCGTAGTTCGGATTGTGGGTTGTAACTCACCCACATGAAGCTGGATTCCGTAGTAATCGCTTGTCAACATCAAGCGGTGAATATGCCCCTGCTCCTTGCACACACCGCCCGTCAAACCACCCGAGTTGGGTCTCAGTAAGGAGGTCTCTGATTGGGGCTTTCGAACTGAGATTTAGCAAGGAGGGTTAAGTCGTAACAAGGTATCTGTAGGGGAACCTGCAGATGGATCACCTCCTACGAAAAATACGCAAGGGGATAGGCTCAGTGCCTTTCCCCACCAATTCCTAGGCAGCACACCAAGCACCAAAATGCATCGAGCGTCATCAGCATATTTATTTTGTAACGAGAATGATATTTACATTATTGATTTTAGGTAACTATTTTTTAGGCCTCCATGCCCCTTCTGGAGAACGAAATAATAAATAGACACTACCTAATCTCCCACTCCCGTGGCGCAAATGAAATATATTTTTGTCACGGGAGGAGTTATATCAGGCCTAGGTAAAGGTATCACATCTTCCTCAATCGGACGCCTGCTCAAATCTCGAGGCCTAAAAGTAACAGCCATCAAGATCGACCCCTATCTCAACGTCGACGCGGGTACCATGAATCCTTTCGAACACGGAGAAGTTTTCGTGCTGGATGATGGTGGGGAAGTAGATCTGGATCTGGGTAATTATGAGAGATTCCTTGATATCTCGTTGACCAGTTCTCATAACATCACCACTGGAAAGGTATACCGTTCCGTGATTGAGAAAGAGCGTTTGGGTGAGTATCTAGGAAAGACCGTCCAGATCATCCCTCATATCACGAATGAGATAAAATGCATGATAAAATCGGTGGCTGATGCTACTGGTGCTGATGTCTGCATCGTGGAGCTGGGAGGGACGGTAGGAGACATCGAATCCATGCCCTTCCTGGAAGCCGTTCGCCAGATGAATACCGAACTGGGGAAGGGAGAGAACTGCATGTTCGTGCATACAACCCTAGTCCCTATATTAGGAACGGTGGGAGAGCAGAAAACCAAACCAACTCAGCATTCGGTGAAGGAGCTCAGAGCCATAGGAATACAACCAGATGTCATTGTGGCCAGGGCCAAGGAGCCATTGGAATATGGGATTAAGCGCAAGATCTCTTTGTTCTGCGATGTTCCTTTGGAGGCAGTCATCTCAGCACCTGATGCTCGTTCCATATACGAAGTCCCACTCATTTTGGAAGAGCAGGGATTGACAGATTTCATATTGAGAAGGCTTAAACTGCCCGATAGTGGCAAGGACCTTGCAGAATGGAGGGACTTCCTATCCAGAGTGATTAATCCCACAAGGAGCGTAAAGATCGCTTGCGTAGGGAAGTATACTCACCTGGCTGATTCATATATCTCGCATCTAGAAGCATTCCATCATGCTGGGGCTGAGCTTGATACAAAAGTGGAGATATTCTTCGTTGACTCGGAGATTATCCAGAGCAAAGGAATCGTGCCTGATTTAATGAATGCGGATGGGATTTTGATTCCAGGGGGATTCGGAAGCCGTGGAATCGAAGGGAAGATCATGGCCGCCCAATATGCGCGAGAGAATCAAGTCCCCTTCCTAGGCGTCTGCCTTGGTTTCCAGATGGCCACGGTGGAGATCGCGCGCCATCTTTTAGACATGGAGGGGGCCAACACCACAGAGATTGACCCAGATACGAAGTACCCTGTGATAGATCTTCTACCAGAGCAGAGAGATGTGAAGCGGAAGGGAGCCACCATGCGCTTAGGGGCTCAACCTGTTGTGATTCAGGAGGGCAGCCGCGCTCATGAGCTATATGGCAAGAATCTGGTTATGGAGAGACACCGCCATAGGTTTGAGGTCAACCCTAAGTATATCGATGCTTTTGAAAAGGTGGGGTGGCATTTCTCTGGCAAGGCTCCAGATGGATTGAAGATGGAGATTGGAGAGCTCAAAAGTCACCCCTATTTCTTAGCATCGCAATTCCATCCTGAATTCAAGTCCCGGCCAGGAAAGCCCTCACCGTTGCACTTAGGCCTGGTCAGGGCTGCCTTGTATAGGAAGTACAAGACCTAAGAGCTTCTCCTAAAGCAATGTTTATAAGTGATGTCATGCTACCAAGCGAATGACGATGCCATGACCGATGACGAATATCTTTCTTTGCTGGAGCGGGCTAAGCAAAAGTTGCCTGAGAAGATTGAGAAGCACGAGCGGTTCACTGTGCCCGAGCCGGATATATTCCAAGAAGGGAAGACGACAGTGATTCGCAACTTCGGGGATATCGTCGATGCTCTACGTCGAGATGAGGAGCATATCGTTCAGTATTTACTGCGAGAGCTCGGAACTCCGGGTCATGTAGAGGGCCAGAGGCTGATATTAAAGGCTAAGCTGCTACCTCAACAGATAATGGACCGTATCATGTCCTATACGGAGACTTTCGTCCTCTGCTCTGAGTGCGGCAGGCCAGATACTAGAATCAACAAGGAGGACCGAGTGCTGATCCTGGAGTGCGAGGCTTGCGGGGCGCATCGACCTGTCAATGTGCGTAAGGTGGCGGCCAAGAAAGAAGAGCTTAACGCCGTGGTTGAAGGCCAGATATACGAGGTCATGATTGAAGATGTAGGTAAGAAAGGGGATGGCATAGCTAGACGTGGAGACGTCATAATCTATGTTCCCGGTACGATCAAAGGGGCGAGGGTCCGTGTCAAGATCACCAAGAAATCTGGCAATGTGGCCTTTGCTACTATGACACAGGAGCCTGCCACCTCCCGATGATGCGTCGCAAATTCATGTTTAATTAATTCAAAATGTCCAACGCATATCAAGATAATGAATGCGTCAATGCCATTCAGGCCACTTGATGTGAAGCACAGTTAAGAGGTGTGAGGAAAAAGAGTGTCTGAAATTTTCTTTTAAAATAGGTGACTAGACCTATCGTTAAGAGAGGAGAGGACGGAATCACACTTTTTCAATTCATTCTTAATAAGTGAAATCTAGGTCAGTTTTTTCCGCAACCGATTCGATTTTAGTCCCTGCCGGTAGTTGAGCTCGTTCAGCGTAAACGATGAAAGGTAAGAGTTTGCTCATGCCGGAGGCGAGTATTGTAACCGGATGGTCCTTTCCAAAAAGATGGGTAGAGATCTCCAAGGCCCTATTACGCAAATCCTCCTCCAGCCCAACGCCAAGGGTGTGTAAATACTCATAGAGCAGGACGTGAAAAATGAATGACTTTAGCAACTCTGGTCTCAGCGACTGAACCCGGCTAAGCGCTGCTTTGTTGAGGAGGATCATGTTCGATGCCAAAGGATGCAGGCCACCCGGCATGCGGTCCTCATCTCCCTTCATGACCGCCAAACCAAGCATTAGACCATAGCGCCTAACTCCCTCCCTCTCCTCCACCGCATCCCTAACTAATTCGAAAATTTCCGCAATCGATTGCGAAGACTCGAGCCTTCTTGCATAGCGATCAGGGAAGAAATCCCTTAAGCTGGTGGGGCGCATTGGAGATTTGAAAAGTGACTTATTAAATAAACTTATCAACGATTAAAACTGAAGGAACGAATCAAACATAGTGCATCAGGACGTTACGATAATTGGTTAGAGTTATTTAGTGGAGGGTGAATAGGCCGTTTGATGCGCTATCGTATAACTTTGATTTTCATGCTGGCGCTATTCGTTTCGGTCCAATTGTGCGCTATGTTCCTTTCAACCTTCTATCCTTCTGACATGGGAGCCTTCGAGAACCAGGACGACCCTCTCAATCCACTGATTTATGTTGTGATGGTGCTCATCATGACTGCTCTGGTTCTGGTCATGTTGAAATTAGGACTGCAGAAGGTGATAAAAGCGATATTCCTATTCGCTGTGGCCATCACATCGGTATTCGTTCTACTACCCTTAATATATCAAATCTATCCCAACGGTGATGTCGCAGTCCTGGTCTCGCTATTGATTGGAATAGCGCTCGCCTTAGCACTCCTCCTACGGCCAGAGTGGTATGTCATCAACCTTGTAGGCTTCATAGTAGGCGTGGGCGCTGCTGTGGTGCTGGGCATTTCCTTGGGAATATTGCCTGTGCTAATCCTGTTGATATTGCTTGGCGTTTACGATGCGATTTCAGTGTATAGGACGAAGCATATGATTAGATTGGCTGAAGGGATGGTTCCCTTGAGACTTCCAATCATGTTCGTGGTCCCCAAAGACAAGGACTTCACCTTGGATGGTCTTTCCACAAAGCCGTTGACGGAAGTATCTCCAGAAGAGAGGGGTGCCATGTTCATGGGTGTGGGCGACGCTGTCATCCCCTCGATTTTGAGCGTAGCCGTCCTCCTCACCCTGCCATCAACTTCCCACAGCTTTCAGAATGCGAACCTTATAGTTGCCTTGGGGACTCTGTTAGGTTCAGTGGTTGGCTTCCTGATCCTAATGGGTTACGTTGCCAAAGGAAAGCCTCAAGCAGGGCTACCTCTCCTGAACGGTGGAGCCATACTTGGCTTTTTGATCACGTACATGCTCGTTTTCAGGGATTTCAATTTTGGTATCGTAGTGTAGTGAACATATTATCTATGTCGTTTGGTCTTGAAGTTAGCGGCGACCATAAAAGAGCTGAACATAGAAAGCAGGGTCTTCTCTATGAACGTTCTTCCTTTCTCAAGGAATTTATTCAGATAACATAGGATC of the Methanomassiliicoccales archaeon genome contains:
- the pyrG gene encoding CTP synthase (glutamine hydrolyzing), giving the protein MKYIFVTGGVISGLGKGITSSSIGRLLKSRGLKVTAIKIDPYLNVDAGTMNPFEHGEVFVLDDGGEVDLDLGNYERFLDISLTSSHNITTGKVYRSVIEKERLGEYLGKTVQIIPHITNEIKCMIKSVADATGADVCIVELGGTVGDIESMPFLEAVRQMNTELGKGENCMFVHTTLVPILGTVGEQKTKPTQHSVKELRAIGIQPDVIVARAKEPLEYGIKRKISLFCDVPLEAVISAPDARSIYEVPLILEEQGLTDFILRRLKLPDSGKDLAEWRDFLSRVINPTRSVKIACVGKYTHLADSYISHLEAFHHAGAELDTKVEIFFVDSEIIQSKGIVPDLMNADGILIPGGFGSRGIEGKIMAAQYARENQVPFLGVCLGFQMATVEIARHLLDMEGANTTEIDPDTKYPVIDLLPEQRDVKRKGATMRLGAQPVVIQEGSRAHELYGKNLVMERHRHRFEVNPKYIDAFEKVGWHFSGKAPDGLKMEIGELKSHPYFLASQFHPEFKSRPGKPSPLHLGLVRAALYRKYKT
- a CDS encoding translation initiation factor IF-2 subunit beta, with the translated sequence MSCYQANDDAMTDDEYLSLLERAKQKLPEKIEKHERFTVPEPDIFQEGKTTVIRNFGDIVDALRRDEEHIVQYLLRELGTPGHVEGQRLILKAKLLPQQIMDRIMSYTETFVLCSECGRPDTRINKEDRVLILECEACGAHRPVNVRKVAAKKEELNAVVEGQIYEVMIEDVGKKGDGIARRGDVIIYVPGTIKGARVRVKITKKSGNVAFATMTQEPATSR
- a CDS encoding presenilin family intramembrane aspartyl protease PSH; its protein translation is MRYRITLIFMLALFVSVQLCAMFLSTFYPSDMGAFENQDDPLNPLIYVVMVLIMTALVLVMLKLGLQKVIKAIFLFAVAITSVFVLLPLIYQIYPNGDVAVLVSLLIGIALALALLLRPEWYVINLVGFIVGVGAAVVLGISLGILPVLILLILLGVYDAISVYRTKHMIRLAEGMVPLRLPIMFVVPKDKDFTLDGLSTKPLTEVSPEERGAMFMGVGDAVIPSILSVAVLLTLPSTSHSFQNANLIVALGTLLGSVVGFLILMGYVAKGKPQAGLPLLNGGAILGFLITYMLVFRDFNFGIVV